A segment of the Hemicordylus capensis ecotype Gifberg chromosome 6, rHemCap1.1.pri, whole genome shotgun sequence genome:
GTTACACTTCCTTTGATGAGGCAGTCAGAGTAGTTAGGGGTCAGGGCCCAGGGGCCCTTTTGGCCAAATGTGATATTGAATCCGCCTTTCGCCTGCTGCCCGTTCATCCGGACGACTTTGAGTTGCTGGGCTTCACATTTGCTGGCCAGTTCTATTTTGATCGGGCCTTGCCAATGGGTTGCTCGATCTCTTGTGCCgcctttgaggctttcagctcTTTTTTGGAATGGGCGGTCAGGCGTAGGGCGGGCCTTCAATCTACAGCTCATTATTTAGACGATTTTCTTTTTGTCGGTAGGGGCAATTCAGGGGAATGCCACCGCTTGTTGCGCTCCTTTATGGGGCTGGCGGAGGAGCTTGGGGTACCGTTGGCTAAGGATAAAACTGAAGGGCCAGTTACCCGGCTTTCCTTCTTGGGTATTGAGATTGATACGCTTGCTGGTTGTGCTAGACTCCCGCAGGCTAAACTACTGGTGCTGGTGGAGCTGCTTAGGGCCTTAGGGCGGGCCTGTAAAGCCTCCCTTAGGGAGCTTCAGGTGGTAACGGGGCATCTTAACTTTGCTTGCAGGGTTGTTGCCCCTGGTCGGGCCTTTCTGCGTAGGATCTGTGACTTGACAATGGGCCTGCGCGCTCCCCATCATAGGGTCAGGATTACTGAAGGGGTCAGGGCTGATTTGTCCCTTTGGGAGTCTTTTCTGGCCGGCTACAATGGGGTTACTTTTTGGAGACAGGAGCAGCTTTTAGAGGCTGATCTGCAGGTCCATTCGGACGCTGCTGGAGGTGCAGGTTTTGGGCTTTACTTTAGGGGCCACTGGTGTGCTGCTCCCTGGCCTCGGGACTGGTTTGAACGCGGGGTAACGCGGGATTTGACCTTTTTGGAACTGTTCCCAATAGTGGTGGCAGTTCACATCTGGGCTGAGGAGTTTGCTGACTCCTCAGTTCGTTTCTGGTGCGACAACCAGGCAGTGGTGCAGGTTGTCAACTCTCAGTCTTCGCGCTCCCCTATGGTTATGGTTCTGGTCAGAGCTTTAGTTTTGCAGTGTCTGCGGGCCAACATTTTGTTCCGCTCCCGCCATGTGCCGGGGATTCAGAATGACATCGCTGACGctctgtctcgtttccaggtggACAGATTCAGAGCGTTAGCTCCCGAGGCTTCTCTGCACCTGGACCCCATGCCGGCCTTCCTTTGGCAGCTTGGCAGGTGGAGGCGCAGCAGGCGATAGCAGCGTCTCTGGCGCCTGGCACCAGAGTTAGCTACGcagccaagcttgaggctttTGCCCTTTTTCGAAGGGCTGAAGGTTTGCCTGAGGTTTGGCCGGTCCCCGTGGGTCAGCTGCAACAGTTCCTAGTCACGTTACGCAGAGCAGGACGGGCCGTGTCCACCCTGGGTGGTTATTTAGCTGCCCTTGCATTTGAGGCGCAGGTGAGGGGGGTGGGTGATTTTTCCTCCGACCCTCGCGTGCggcgcatgctggagggctgggccagggcTGACCCTGGCCCTGGAGACTCCAGGCGGCCCTTTAACCTGGATATGGTGACCGCTACACTCAGTCAGTTAGCCGGGTGCTGTGCAGATTCTTGGGAGGTGTCTTTGTTCCGGGCTGCGGTTTTAGTGGCTTTTTTCGGAGCCTTTCGCCCCGGGGAGCTGCTCCCGCGCAGCAGGGTTTCCCCTCGTGACCGTTGTCTGCAGTTCTCCGACCTGTCATTGTCAGGAGAAGAGGTGCGGCTTTTTCTTCACCGCTCTAAGACGGATCAGCGGGGGAGGGGCCAGACAGTTCGCTTGGCGGCCGCTGGGGATAGGCAAATTTACCCGGTGTCGGCCCTCAGAGCCTATGTGGCTCTGGGACCGGACTCTGGGGGGTGTTTGTTCGCGCATTCGGATCGGACTCCTCTTACCCAGTATCAGTTTCTTTCAGTGATTAAAAAGGCCCTTAGCGCGGCCCTGATTCCCCTTGAGGGAATTACGCTTCACTCTTTCCGCATTGGGGCAGCTACTACTGCCACGAGGTTGGGCCTCCAGGAAGCGGAGGTTCGGAGGATTGGGAGGtggaagtccgtggcggtcagacgctatgtgcgctgacagcgggctTTTTCGGCTGCTATTGATTGTGTTTTTTCCCTTGGCAGGTGTTGGGGGATCGGTGGCTCCAGTACGGATCCTGTTGTGCGGCCACtcgttggtcttttgggccttcaagcggGCTAGCACGTCTCGTTGGGGATCCCAGCTTGGGTTTGGAAGACGGGCTGCTGTGTACTGGTTGGGCTTGCGTGGGATGCTCTGGAACCAGCTACTGCCCACACTTAGGGAGCACTTAGATAGTTTTTCCCCGCCCGACATCTTGGTTTTGCATTTAGGGGAGAACGACCTAGGCAGGCGGACTGGCCTGTCTATTGTTCAGCAGGCCTGCTCTGATTTGTCCTTATTGCAGGAATGGATGCCCGGGGTGCTTATTCTCTGGGTTAATTGGCTGCAGCGTAGGGTGTGGCGGAAGGCCCGTTCGGGGCTTTGTCTAGAAAAGGCTAGGCGCAAAGCTTCAGCCGCAATTGGGAAACTTGTGATAGCTGCCGGTGGTGCTGTAATACACCACCCTAATGTGGTGGCTCGTCTTCACGAGTTATATCGTGCCGATGGGGTTCACCTTTCGGAGCTTGGTTGTGATCTATATTTAGGTAACATacagaggaggcttgctgaatttttgggcagtggtggggcagggaggtcaagcgtgggctaacctccctgggtggcggtaacagtgcgggctgaggggtaagcaAGGTAtagtatcggtgagcacccttggatatttaaaggtggattggttaatcgctcctttgttgcctgtgcggCGCGGGGAGTAATTGATGGCCATGAAACCTGCTCCAGGTCTTCACCatcctttgggctgcgcggtccggggggGTGAATACCGGGAGCTGTCCAGGTCCCCTCTtctaagggggtggttggctttgatggAATAGGGCAGGGCGTGCCTGCCCCTttctggagccagggtgtgtcgcccaaagtGGCAATGGGTAGGATGAGGGTAATCCTAGCCCTTGCCTAGGAGCCCGCACTGTTTCGTTGGTGATTCATCACCCACTGTTCAGTTCGCCTTTGCTGGTTGTTAATTAATCAATAAAGAGTGGCCCTTTACCCATAAAGAATGTCtaagtgtcttcttgggccggggtctggggaaaTAAATAACGTCCCCCAAATGATGGACATCTGCAGAATTCAGTGCATTTTGGAGCAGAATTTGAAATTCTGGGGGATagaccattcattcatttatttaataagTGCACTGGCTACTTGTCACCTGAAAAATAAAACCTACATTTTCAATAGCAGAAAAAGTAACACCTGTCTTAGGACAGAAGCATTATGGTTAACTGTACAGTAATATAATGGGTAAAGGACCCTCAAATGTAGgggataggaagtatactactaCATGTGCACTGAATAATGGCACATGCATACAGAACAGTACATGTGTTCACtgtacactagagatgtgcacgaaatgaattttcctatttgtttcaaattttaatcgaattccaaaaatttattttgaatttgaatcaaattcgaatctggtccaaaaatctgatctgattttgaatcaattcaacacTGTTTTGTCACCTTTTTAAACAAATCAGAGGGcctgaatgttttttttaaaggtgccaaacatctctcaaatcaaatctgaatcaaaattTGAAAAttatatttgaatttgaatttaattaCCCttaaaggggtgatttgatttgaattggaaTCGATTTGCATGTCCCTACTCTACACAGATCGTAggtgtgttgaatataatgtgtgagtaGAGCTCATGACTCGTGTTGATTCACAGGTGCTGAAAACAGGTGAGCAGATTTGGAATTTTGAGGTACATGGGCACAAAATTCTTAAAAGTGCTGTAGTGGGACCAGTCACTGCTGGCTAGTGGTAGTGGTGGCTGTCCTTTTTGCTTCCTTAAGGATTTTATGTCATCCTTCTGGTtgtgggtgggcagcagcagcactggcagtgTTAGAGATCTTCCCAGCAGTTGGCTCCATCAAGCTACCAATCCACTCACCCCCTGAATTCCCTGGGGAATTATGCTATGTCATGATgtagcacaggggttctcaacgttgggtccccagatgctgctggacttcaGCTGCCATAAtcctccagccccagtggcctttggttggagtgtatgggagttgaagtccaagaacatctggggacccaacgctgagaatccctgatgtagcaTAATTCTAAGAGCATTCTGGAGTGGGGGAAACTGGCATCTGGTCAGAGCTGGCCACGGGGAAGAGGCAGAGGTCTTGCCACAATTGGTTGCCTAAGTCCTGAGAACATGAGCTGTGGGGCCCTGGAGGGCTGCccttgctgcctcccccccccatattgcTCAACCCACTGCCATATGCTTGCCCAACTCCATGCTGCTCACCCATTGATTTATTGCCTGCTCATCCATGAAGATGGCAAATGAATTCCATATGAGAGGACATGAGGCTTCCAAATGAAGTCAAGTCACAACACCACTCTTAGAAATGTAGCCACACCACATGTCATAAGAATTTGAATCAATGTATTTTTTGAACCAATACCCACTGTAGAGCAGACTGGCACGGTGCAGTGCTGCCCACCCAGCCCCACTGATGTGAGAGTTGTTTGGTCATGGCTGCCATTCCACAGAAGTCACATCACCAGGACATGTGTGACCACTGACAAGACAAGCCAGATGCAGGGTAATGGGCCTTGGTATGAAGGACTACCTGGATGGGGAAACAGAGGGTgcttttcacttttttaaaaaaaaagtctcccaAAAGTctccactgattgattgattgattgatttgatttgatttgatttgattcctataccgcccttccaaaaatggctcagggtggtttacatggagaaataacaaacaaataagatggaaccctgtccccgaagggctcccaatctaaaagaaacataagacagataccagcaacagtcactggaggtactgtgctgggggtggatagggcccgttactctccccctgctaaatagagaatcactacgttaaaaggtgtctctttgccaagttagcaggggttaacttttCATAAAATTTGGATACGTTTATTGGTATTCTATATGTATATTCTGATAACGTTTTGATAACGTGAGAATAATTACAGATCACCACTTTGAAGCTAATGATcgggtgagctgtatgtctgctcagtctgctgtctagctgcagagttctcaaggcgcCTGCTTCTTAGCCGCAAATTCATCTTCTAGTTAGGTTTGCCACACACAAAacctattctcacaagcagccttccCCAGGGCTGCTTGTGCAGATCCCGGCAGGTTTAAGAGCCAAAGCATGTCCTTAATCCTGGCACCGGAGTCGTTTGTATGCTCCGGCTGCTTGCATGCAAAGAGTGAGTATGCTCAGGTGAGCATGGAAAGAGTTGGGCACCCAGAGCACCTgacatgggggtatcccccaatgcacccgAGTTCTTCATGTGGCTCATTGTTTGATCTGTagaggccgggatgcattgtcccagcccccaaAGATCCGTGCTGCCAGGAGTAGCGTGGATCACATAAGCAGGTGGCAGTGTGCCAAAAAATGGACTGATGCTCATCTGGGGCAAGGTAGGTTtgtccctgcctccctccaccccgcACTCACCCTCCCAGGCGTGTGAATAGCCCTACACTGTCCTCCTCCCCATGGGCCAcccagcccgctctccccagccATGCCaacaacttcacctcttggctcaaggcagggaaGCCAGCTAGCttctgagccagcctctttgcatgctggcacagcagtGCATGCACTGTCttccactcacttgctgttctctatgactacaaacatttatagaccgcttttcaacagaaggtttcacagtggttttcaaagaaaaataaataataagattctcccctgcccccaaaggggtcaaaatctaaaaaaaaaatgcaaacaccagcatcagccactgaaggaatgcagtgggggttggatagggccagttgctctccccatgataaatagaagagatctaccactttataaggtgcctttttattcagttagcaggggtagctgctaaccCTGTGATGCCAGTTACATTATGCTGATGTGCTAGTGGTTGGCATCAGGGTGCATGTGCATCCTTTATTTCCCAGCCAACTTGCACACGGGCAAGAAACCAGATGACCTTTTCCCTCTTTCATTTGCTCGAGAGAGTAAAGAGGTCATTCAGCCCCCTGCAGTTGCATGAGCCATCTTGCAAGTGGCCAGCTAGCGGCAGCTGCAGTTAGTGGTGACAGCAACAACTGACAATGACAACAAAGTGGCAacaagtgtggtggtggtggtggtgaggacaaggagaaggaggagcagaaagagcagaggtgcacctaggtaattttggagcctggacataaaggcctttgaaccccctcccccaacacagtatttttaactcagccacaccacccgggacacactaaaaaggatttgagggcccccagggtgtgtggaggccctggatttcggcctggaagtccaggggtaagagcgcctctgaggaGGAGGGGCAAGCCGTGGACATGGCTGCCCAATTAGAATTACACCCCTGCTATGGCTTCTACCACTGCCTGTGTGTGCAGGCATGTCTGAGATAGGGTAACAGAGGGAGGGAAGagtcctgatgatgatgatgatgatgatgatgatgatgatgatgatgtgtggtTGGGGGatgtttatagctgcttccctcacaacaCAAAATGATCTTATATAGATATAACTAAGCATTTAATCAagaacaattccattttctccttctcctttccttccacCCCCGCCCCTCACTCCAACTCACAtgctgtgtctcagttggaagtctactctctacataagaggtgaaggcccgagagcatagcgaacagagtatagtgaacagggatagcaaacaggacactggagttttgcaggaggttagagggaagtgtgcgggggagcctggaacaagcccctgtgatcacaaggagcccggtggagaagagaatgtaagtacaaatccctccatcatattcttgagaaaggctgtttggaaagttaaatagttgaccattttacagctgagacctatccttctaataaactatctctaaatactgtaaacagccaacaaaaacagtatgaagatagaaagtcagcaggcaagggggcacttcccagtgtatgagctcctggctctcagggaacaaatttgttcccttaagaccaaggtggtggatctggagaagctcagagagacagacagccatgtggatgagaccttcagggatgtgttATAGGCATCCCACTCTAGGGCTGATAGCAagtctgctgtcagggagaatgaagatctcaggcaaggaagacattggtctgaggaagaaggaaatgctcctttagaagggaccccttccatggatgatgagtccATATCCTCTCTCACAGGGGGTACTCCTCCAgaaggtgggggcctcctagtagtgggtgatacAATTATTAGAGGTATAGGGAGATGGggttgtgacccgtgtgttgaccgcacgATGACTTGCcggcctggtgcgaaggttgagaacatcatgcagcatctagataggctcttaggcagtgctggggaggacacagctgttgtggtgcatgtcagcaccaacgatgtggagaaatgtagtcaggaggtcccggaagccaaatttaggctggtaggtagcgtattgaagtccaagacccccaaggtagcattctcagaaatgctatttGTTCCACATGAAGGTacagacaggcagagctgagcggTTTTAATGTGttgatgagatgttggtgccaggaggaggggtttagatttgttaagaACTCGGATACCTTTTGGgtaaagcaaggcctgtacaaaagggatgggctgcacttgaaccaagatggaaccagattgctggtgcttaaaatcaaaaaggtttttaaatgatacctggggaatagccgacgggagctgggcagtatctggtttggcaaatgccatcatttaaagtgcgagggtgcaaaggattcagataaaacagaaggggaaagagcagaaccgcataaagagcagacaggagcctgtgccagctggtcaaagagtcaaaagaaagatagtatACATCAGGTGaaagattcagcgtataggtgcttatctgccaatgccagaagcctctgagccaagatgggtgagctggagtgcttggttgctaatgcagaaatagatatagtgggcataacagaaacatggtggaacagtgagaaccagtgggacactgttatccctggatataaactttatagaaaggacagggaggggcaccttggaggtggagtagcacctgtatgttaaagaagggatagaatctaacaagctagaaaacctaggtggactggagttctccacagaaaccctgtgggtgacaatacaaggcctgaaaggaaacgtgctactggggaagtGCTATCGcactccggatcaaaatgctgacaatgactgggagttgcagcaggaaatcagggaggcatcaaagagaggcaaggcagtaataatgggtgacttcaattacccacacatagactaggtaaattcacagtcaggtaatgacaaagaggccgaatttctagatacactgaatgactgtgccctagaacagttggtcttggaaccaaccagagagaaggcgaccttggacttaattctggcacccaggacctggtacgtgatgtcagtgtcatctaccctctagggaacagtgaccacagtgcaatcaaattcagcatacatgtggggagagaatcaccaaggaagtctaacacagacattttgaatttcagaagaggaaacttctccaaaatgatgaGTATGGTGaagagaaaactgaaagggaaaatcaggagagtcacttccctccagagtgcatggagtttactcaaaaccacaatactagaagcccagttagattgtataccccaaaggaggaaaggtaccactaagtccaggaggatgccagcatggctaacaggtaacgtcaaggaagccataaaagggaagagaCTTCCTTCCataattggaaggcctgtccaaatgaagagaacagaaaggaacacaaacattGGCAAAAgcaatgcaaggtgacaataagggaggcaaaaagagagtttgaggaacatttagctaaaagtatcaaggggaataacaaaaacttctttaaatatatcagatgcagggaacatgccagggaggcagttggaccattagacaatgagggattgaaaggggttattaaggaggatatggaggttgcagagaagctaaatgagttctttgtgtctgtcttcacggcagaggatactgagcatatacctgttcctgaaccaggctttttggggatggagggtaaagaactgagtcagatagaagtgacgagagatgatgttctaaacagtctggaaaaactgaaaactaacaaatcaccggggccggatggcatccatccaaaagtcttcaaagatctcaaaagtgaaattgctgacctccttgcaaaaatatgtaacttatccctgcaattgggctctgtaccggaggactggaaaatagcaaatgtaacactgattttcaaaaagggatccaggggcgatccgggaaagtacacgccagttagcttaacgtccgttccaggtaaattgatggaaagcatcctcaagtataaaattgtaaagcacctagaagaacaggccctgctgggagtgaaccagcatggtttctgtaaaggtaaatcttgcctcacaaaccatttggagttctttgagagtgtcaacaagtgtgtggatcaaggtgatccagttgacatagtatacctggacttccaaaaagcttttgacaaagttcctcatcaaagattcctgagaaaaCGTAGtggtcatgagataaggggacaagtacatatgtggattgctaactggttgaaagacatgaaacagagggtaggtataaatggagagttttcacaatggagggaagtacgaagtggggtctcccagggatctgtactgggaccggtgctttttagtttattcataaatgatctagaagcaggggtaagcaatgaggtggccaaatttgcagatgatgccaaactctttcgggtagtgaaatccaaaactaatTGTGtgtgatccaaaaggatctctccaaactgggtgagtgggcaacaaagtggcaaatgcgcttctGTGTTGGCAAAtggaaagtgatgcacattgggatgaaagcccccaacttcaagtatacgctgatgggatctgagctatcagtgacggagcaggagagggatcttggggtcatggtggacagctccttgaaagtgtcaactcaatgtgcggcagctgtggaaatggacaattccattctagggatcattaggaaggggattgaaaataagaatgctaatattataatgcccttatacaaaatgatggtgcggtcacacctggagtactgtgtacaattctggtcaccacatcttaaaaaagacattgtggaactggaaaaggtgcagaagagggcaaccaagatgatcagggacctagagcaccttccttatgaggcaaggctacaacacctggggctatttagtttagaaaaaagatgactggggggagacatgatagaggtctgtacaatcatgcatggtgtggagaaagtggatagagagaaattcttctctctcacacataacactagaaccacgggtcaccccatgaaactgattgcgaggaaatctaggaccaacaaacggaagaactttttcacacaacgcataatcaacttgtggaattctctgccatgagatgtggtgacagccaacaaactgaattgatttaagaggggtttagataacttcatggaggagaggtctatcaacggctactagtcagagggctataagccacctccagcctcaaaggcaggatgcctctgagtaccagttgcaggggagtaacagcaggagagagagcttgccctcaactcctgctgtaggcttccagcagcatctggtgggccactgtgggaaacaggatgctggactagatgggccttgggcctgctccagcagggctgtttttatgttcttaaacaacaaaacataaaagatactggttAGAACACTACtacaggtggtggggggagagagagagagagagataggagagagagagaaggttgaGTCTTCGAGACCCAGGGAAGTGTGGGTGCACTTgtttactgcttacatggcatGGAAATTAAGGTGGGTGCCTTTGCTTACCATTTCTTTGGGTTTTGGTTTATGATCTGTAAGTGCCTTAAAtcttcttttcaagaaaagaGATTTTTATCTTTAAATTTATGAGAGATCAAAAGACAAGGAAGGACTTCCAATATTCAATGAGTAAGGTTTTAGCATATACCTCACCCATGCCTCCTAGTTCTTTAGGATTATTCCTCTCTTACATTTATGGCTGCTGTCATCACATATGCCCAGTCTCCTTCCACTATCTTCTTTTCATTTCTTGTCAACACATTCCAGATCcttgtttaaaaaacataagATGTTTTTAAAGCACTGGGTGGCAGAAAGGTAAGGAGTATCCACTCTCTTTGCCTCATCATCCAGATAATTTGATCTAGGAACTCCCTCCACCCTGCCCTCACTGACTATAGAGAAGGGCATGAAACATCATTCATAAAGGTATCAAGAATCTATCACATAGTTTGTTCCCACAAcccgggccctccagctccacccctccctattttctccattatctccctcactcagagggacCACCAGGGAAAGAGGCAagccctctcccctagttacatCCTTGCACCATCTCACATTACTTCAGATGAATTCCATTTCATTTCTGTTAGGCCAGGCTACAAGGTTATCTAGTTCCTCTTGTATAATAATAACATGATCTCCATCTGTTTTGATGATACCTGCCAACTTTGTGGCATCAGGAAATTTCATTAACATGCTCCTGTCTTTGATGCCAAGGCTAGTAATTAAAATATTGTATAAGATGGGTCCCATAATGAATTCCAGAAGAACTTGCCCTGTAACTTCACTTTAGAGGAAGAATGAATCTTtcagtttaaaataataataatactgtcatTTTCTCTTTAACCAATTCAtacctggtttgtttttttaaaaaaatcctgcatCAACTCCTCAGTTAAGTGATTGTCTATATAGTACTTTAAACAAAGAATGAAATCCAAGACCCATTCACATCTATCACATTTTAGGTCTCTCAGGGTCAAGCAATGTGTGACATTAAATGCCCTTTGGCAGCCATGGAGGCCCTGATCTAAGTCAGGACCATGGCATGCAGGagggttaaccctttccccttacACTATTTTCATGTGATTTGCAAATATCATCTTAATTGGAGCAAACAGCAGTTCAGAGAGGACaatttttggcaggaaaataATAGAGCATGAGAGGAAAGGGTTACCCTCCTCCTGGCATGCCACAATCCTGATCGAGATTGTGACCTCCacagctgcattttttaaaaaaagagaactgGCTAGTCCCAAGccgtgtttcctctaaggcatgtgcacacacccaagttttctgatgtccactcagttaattttagatcctgttcaggaaggccctattctgaatgcaaatgcatgcacactgccttgatactgccacccagaacaaaactcattctgcacacagatgaaaaagataagagggaacactggtcctaagAGTGttactttaaaatgtgtttaacataatttggcacactttaccttttacagttTGGCATTCAGAAATACTAGCATGACTTGAGCAGCATCAGTGGGTTGGTGATGAGCGGCGGTGAGCAGTCGCTCAACAATTAGACTTAGGAATCTTTTTATCCTACTGCCAATGCACGGGCAAAAGTGGTGCCCACTGCATTCTAGCACTGACACTGAACCCTAGGAAGATGAGCATCCATCAGTGGTCATTAGTGCTGCAAACTCCATCCTTGCATCTCAGTTGATAAATGCTACAAAGGACACTGACAAGGAGTCTTGCTGGGTGGTGATTTATTCCATCATGAACACTGATTGTTACAAGGAATTTTGCACAGATTTtcccccttgctaactgggcaaggaggcacctctTTAGATTATCTttctttagcaaggggagagcaactggctctatccacacccagcaccgtatctctccagtgactgactgttgctggtatctatcttatctaGAGTCCCCAGTCATTAATGGAAGTGCAGGGGATTGCattttgctagggatgtgcacaaatcaatttgatgCATCCAGCTGAGATGTACCAAATCGATTCAGTGCAGCCTGCTAAATCATTTTGGAGGGGAAGGAACAGCAACTTTAAGCATGAGGAAAGCAGGTCCACCACTCAGAAGTCCGTTGTGGC
Coding sequences within it:
- the LOC128328751 gene encoding uncharacterized protein LOC128328751 isoform X2, with the translated sequence MALIRGLITRMEALEKAKAAPSDPGAGPSGRGGVPPPKVPRRTRGSARSQLLTSISSRLEALERGLNPSGLAPPGGPEAPSAPEGPAPAPPVPVLPSPVDPAPDVPASSLPVPVAPVGHPPADPAMPLVLGVGGSVAPVRILLCGHSLVFWAFKRASTSRWGSQLGFGRRAAVYWLGLRGMLWNQLLPTLREHLDSFSPPDILVLHLGENDLGRRTGLSIVQQACSDLSLLQEWMPGVLILWVNWLQRRVWRKARSGLCLEKARRKASAAIGKLVIAAGGAVIHHPNVVARLHELYRADGVHLSELGCDLYLGNIQRRLAEFLGSGGAGRSSVG